The following proteins come from a genomic window of Camelus dromedarius isolate mCamDro1 chromosome 29, mCamDro1.pat, whole genome shotgun sequence:
- the CSPG4 gene encoding chondroitin sulfate proteoglycan 4 → MRSGARLPLPAPAPALALALAFAVLAGPASTASFFGENHLEVPVATALTDIDLQLEFSTSQPEALLLLAAGPADHLLLQLYSGRLQVRLILGKEEVRLQTPAETLLSNSVPHTVGLTVSDSWALLSVDGLLNASAPVQGASLEVPYGLSLGGTGSLGLPYLRGASRPLRGCLYTAVLNGRSLLRPLTPDVPEGCAEEFSAGDDVALGFSGPQSLAAFPAWGTQDEGTLEFTLTTRSQQAPLAFQAGGRHGDFIYVDIFEGHLRAVVEKGQGTILLHNSVPVADGQPHEVSVHMDAHRLEISVDQYPTRTSNRGVLSHLEPRGSLLLGGLDAEASRHLQEHRLGLAVNISLLGCLEDLSVNGQRLGLREALLTRNMAAGCRLEEDEYEEDAYGPYEALSTLAPEAWPAMQLPEPCVPEPGLPPVFANFTQLLTISPLVVAEGGTAWLEWRHMQPTLDLSEAELRKSQVLFSVTRGARHGELELDIPGAQVRKMFTLLDVVNRKARFVHDGSEDTSDRLVLEVSVTARGPMPSCLRRGQTYILPIQINPVNDPPRIIFPHSSLMVILEHTQKPLGPEVFQAYDPDSACEGLTFQLLGVPTSLPVERRDQPGEPATEFSCRELEAGNLVYIHRSGPAQDLMFRVSDGLQASPPATLKVVAIRPAIQVRHNTGLHLAQGSTAPVLPANLSVETNAVGQDVSVLFRVTGALQFGELQKQGAGGAEGAEWRATQVFHQRDVEQGRVRYLSTDPQHRAEDTVENVALEVQVGQETLSNLSFPVTVQRATVWLLRLEPLHTQNTRQEALTTAHLEAATEDVGPNPTTFHYEVVQAPRKGNLRLQGTRLSDGQGFTQDDLQAGRVTYGATARASEAVEDIFRFRVTAPPHFSPLYTFPIHISGDPDAPVLTNVLLSVPEGGEGVISADHLFVKSLNSASYLYEVMERPRHGRLAWHGAQDKTAMVTSFTNEDLLHGRLVYQHDGSETTEDDIPFVAARQGEGSGGLAGEEVRGVFRVAIQPVNNRAPVQTVSRVFHVARGGQRLLTTDDVAFSDADSGFADAQLVLTRKDLLFGSIVAVDEPTRPIYRFTQEDLRKRRVLFVHSGADRGWIQLQVSDGQHQATALLEVQASEPYLHVANGSSLVVPQGGQGTIDTAVLHLDTNLDIRSGDEVHYRVTAGPRWGQLLRAGQPATAFSQQDLLDGAILYSHNGSLSPRDTLAFSVEAGPVHTDATLQVTIALEGPLAPLHLVQHKKIYVFQGEAAEIRRDQLEAAQEAVPPADIVFSVKTPPSAGYLVMLSHGATAAKPPSLDPVHSFSQEAVDAGRVLYLHSRPEAWSDAFSLDVSSGLGAPLEGIRMELEVLPTTIPLKAENFSVPEGGTRTLAPPLLRITGPYFPTLPGLNLLVLEPPRHGALRREEGPQDRTLSTFSWREVEQQLIHYVHDGSETLADSFVLVANASEMDRQSYPVTFSITILPVNDQPPVLTTNTGLQMWEGATVPIPAEAIRATDSDSGPEDLVYTLEQPSNGRVVLRTAPGTEVYSFTQAQLDSGLVLFSHRGALDGGFRFSLSDGEHTSPGHFFRVMAQKQLLLSLEGSRTLTICPGSTQPLSSQSLRASSSAGTDPHHLLYHVVRGPQLGRLLHTQRGSTGEALVNFTQAEVYAGNVLYEHEMPPEPFWEAHDTLELRLSSPPAPDLAATLDVSVSFEAACPQRPSRLWRNKGLWVSEGQRAEITTAALDASNLLASVPSPQRAEHDVLFQITQFPTRGQLLVSEEPLHTGRPHFLQSELAAGQLVYAHGGGGTQQDGFRFRAHLQGPAGASVVGPQTSAAFTITVRDVNERPPRPQASVPLQLTRGSRSPISRAQLSVVDPDSDPGEIEYEVQRAPHNGFLSLAGASLGPGTRFTQADVDAGRLAFVANGSSVAGFFQLSVSDGASPPLPMSLAVDVLPSAIEVQLRAPLEVPQALGRSSLSRQQLQVVSDREEPDAAYHLIQGPQYGHLLVGGQPATAFSQLQVDQGEVVFAFTNFSSSHDQFSILALARGANTSATVNITVRALLHMWTGGPWPQGATLRLDPTVLDAGELANRTGSVPRFRLLAGPQHGRLVRVPRARTEPWGGQLVEQFTQQDLEDGRLGLEVGRPDGVSPGPAGDSLTLELWARGVPPAVASLDFATEPYSAARPYRVALLSLPEAARTQAGQPESSTSTGQPDPVASSPAPTTAQGSFLGFLEANVFSVIIPVCLVLLLLALILPLLFYLRKRNKTGKHDVQVLTAKPRNGLAGDTETFRKVDPGQAIPLTAVPGQAAPPGAQPDPELLQFCRTSNPALKNGQYWV, encoded by the exons CCTCTTTCTTCGGAGAGAACCACCTGGAGGTGCCTGTGGCCACGGCTCTGACCGACATAGACCTACAGCTGGAGTTTTCCACGTCCCAGCCCGAAGCCCTGCTCCTCCTCGCAGCAGGCCCGGCTGACCACCTCCTCCTGCAGCTCTACTCTGGACGCCTGCAG GTCAGACTGATCCTGGGCAAGGAGGAGGTGAGGCTGCAGACCCCGGCAGAGACACTGCTGAGCAACTCCGTCCCCCACACTGTGGGGCTGACTGTGTCAGACAGCTGGGCTTTGCTGTCAGTTGATGGGCTCCTGAACGCCTCAGCCCCAGTCCAGGGAGCCAGCCTGGAGGTCCCCTATGGACTCTCCCTGGGGGGCACTGGGAGCCTTGGCCTGCCCTACCTGAGGGGTGCCAGCCGACCCCTCCGGGGTTGCCTCTACACAGCCGTCCTCAATGGTCGCAGCCTTCTCCGGCCACTGACCCCGGATGTGCCTGAGGGCTGTGCTGAGGAATTTTCTGCTGGTGACGATGTGGCCCTGGGCTTCTCTGGGCCCCAGTCGCTGGCTGCCTTCCCTGCCTGGGGCACTCAGGATGAAGGCACCCTGGAGTTTACACTCACCACACGGAGCCAGCAGGCGCCCCTGGCCTTCCAGGCAGGGGGCCGGCATGGGGACTTCATCTACGTGGACATATTTGAGGGCCACCTGCGGGCTGTGGTCGAGAAGGGCCAGGGCACAATACTGCTCCACAACAGTGTGCCTGTGGCTGATGGGCAGCCCCACGAGGTCAGTGTCCACATGGATGCTCACCGACTGGAAATCTCCGTGGACCAGTACCCAACACGCACTTCCAACCGTGGGGTCCTCAGCCACCTGGAGCCACGTGGCAGTCTCCTCCTCGGAGGGCTGGATGCAGAGGCCTCTCGCCATCTCCAGGAACACCGCCTGGGCCTGGCTGTCAACATCTCCCTGCTGGGCTGCTTGGAGGATCTCAGCGTCAATGGCCAGAGGCTGGGGCTCCGGGAAGCCTTGCTGACTCGCAACATGGCGGCCGGCTGCCGACTTGAGGAGGACGAGTATGAGGAGGACGCCTATGGCCCATACGAAGCTCTCTCCACCCTGGCTCCTGAGGCTTGGCCAGCCATGCAGCTGCCTGAGCCCTGCGTGCCTGAGCCGGGGCTGCCCCCTGTCTTTGCCAATTTCACCCAACTGCTGACCATCAGCCCGCTGGTGGTGGCCGAGGGCGGCACGGCCTGGCTGGAGTGGCGGCATATGCAGCCCACACTGGACCTGAGCGAGGCCGAGCTGCGCAAATCCCAAGTATTGTTCAGCGTGACCCGTGGCGCCCGGCATGGCGAGCTGGAGCTGGACATCCCGGGCGCCCAAGTGCGGAAAATGTTCACCCTCCTGGACGTGGTGAACCGCAAGGCCCGCTTCGTCCACGATGGCTCTGAGGACACCTCCGACCGGCTAGTGCTGGAGGTGTCAGTGACAGCTCGGGGGCCCATGCCCTCCTGCCTTCGGAGGGGCCAGACTTACATCCTGCCCATTCAAATAAACCCTGTCAACGACCCACCCCGCATCATCTTCCCACACAGCAGCCTCATGGTGATCCTGGAACACACTCAGAAGCCACTGGGGCCCGAGGTCTTCCAGGCCTATGATCCAGACTCTGCCTGCGAGGGCCTCACCTTCCAGCTCCTTGGTGTCCCCACTAGCCTCCCCGTGGAGCGCCGAGACCAGCCTGGGGAGCCAGCCACCGAGTTCTCCTGCCGGGAGCTGGAGGCAGGCAACCTAGTCTACATCCACCGTAGTGGGCCTGCCCAGGACCTGATGTTCCGGGTCAGCGATGGGCTCCAAGCCAGCCCCCCTGCCACGCTGAAGGTGGTGGCCATCCGGCCAGCCATTCAGGTCCGCCACAACACAGGCCTGCACCTGGCCCAGGGCTCCACCGCACCCGTGCTGCCCGCCAACCTGTCAGTGGAGACGAATGCCGTGGGGCAGGATGTGAGCGTGCTGTTCCGAGTCACTGGGGCCCTGCAATTTGGGGAGCTGCAGAAACAGGGGGCAGGTGGAGCGGAGGGTGCCGAGTGGCGGGCCACACAGGTGTTCCATCAACGGGACGTGGAGCAGGGCCGCGTGAGGTACCTGAGCACCGACCCGCAGCACCGCGCCGAGGACACCGTGGAGAATGTAGCCCTGGAGGTGCAGGTGGGCCAGGAGACCTTGAGCAACCTGTCCTTCCCAGTGACTGTCCAGAGAGCCACAGTGTGGCTGCTGCGGCTGGAGCCTCTGCACACCCAGAACACCCGGCAGGAGGCCCTCACCACAGCCCACCTGGAAGCTGCCACGGAGGACGTAGGCCCGAACCCCACCACCTTCCACTATGAGGTAGTGCAGGCCCCCAGGAAGGGTAATCTTCGGCTCCAGGGCACACGACTGTCAGACGGTCAGGGCTTCACCCAGGATGACCTGCAGGCCGGCCGAGTGACCTACGGGGCCACAGCACGAGCCTCAGAGGCAGTGGAGGACATCTTCCGATTCCGCGTCACGGCCCCGCCACACTTCTCCCCGCTCTACACCTTCCCCATCCACATCAGCGGTGATCCCGACGCCCCTGTCCTCACCAACGTCCTCCTGTCGGTGCCTGAGGGCGGCGAGGGCGTCATCTCTGCTGACCACCTCTTCGTCAAGAGTCTCAACAGTGCCAGCTACCTCTATGAGGTCATGGAGCGGCCCCGCCATGGCAGGTTGGCATGGCATGGGGCGCAGGACAAGACCGCCATGGTGACATCCTTCACCAACGAGGACCTGCTGCATGGCCGGCTGGTCTACCAGCACGACGGCTCCGAGACCACAGAAGATGACATCCCGTTTGTGGCTGCCCGCCAGGGCGAGGGCAGCGGGGGCCTGGCCGGGGAGGAGGTACGTGGAGTCTTCCGCGTGGCCATCCAGCCCGTGAACAACCGCGCCCCTGTGCAGACTGTCAGCCGCGTCTTCCACGTGGCCCGGGGTGGGCAGCGGCTGCTGACTACAGACGACGTGGCCTTTAGCGATGCCGACTCCGGCTTTGCTGATGCTCAGCTGGTGCTGACCCGCAAGGACCTCCTCTTCGGCAGTATCGTGGCTGTGGATGAGCCCACGAGGCCCATCTATCGCTTCACCCAGGAGGACCTCAGGAAGAGGCGAGTCTTGTTCGTGCACTCGGGGGCCGACCGTGGCTGGATCCAGCTACAGGTGTCTGACGGGCAGCACCAGGCCACCGCGCTGCTCGAAGTGCAGGCCTCGGAGCCCTACCTCCATGTGGCCAATGGCTCCAGCCTCGTGGTCCCTCAAGGCGGCCAGGGCACCATCGACACAGCTGTGCTCCACCTGGACACCAACCTAGATATCCGCAGTGGGGATGAGGTTCACTACCGTGTCACTGCCGGCCCACGCTGGGGGCAGCTGCTTCGGGCCGGCCAGCCAGCCACAGCCTTCTCCCAGCAGGACCTGCTGGATGGGGCCATTCTCTACAGCCACAACGGCAGCCTCAGCCCCCGTGACACCCTGGCCTTCTCTGTGGAGGCAGGGCCTGTGCACACGGATGCCACCCTCCAGGTGACCATTGCCCTCGAGGGGCCACTGGCCCCACTGCACCTGGTCCAGCACAAGAAGATATATGTCTTCCAGGGGGAAGCAGCTGAGATCAGAAGAGACCAGCTAGAG GCAGCCCAAGAGGCAGTGCCACCAGCGGATATTGTGTTCTCAGTGAAGACCCCACCAAGCGCTGGCTACCTGGTGATGCTGTCCCACGGCGCCACGGCCGCCAAGCCGCCGAGCCTGGACCCTGTGCACAGCTTCTCCCAAGAGGCAGTGGATGCAGGCAGGGTCCTGTACCTGCACTCCCGCCCTGAGGCCTGGAGTGATGCCTTCTCCCTGGATGTGTCCTCGGGCCTGGGTGCTCCCCTTGAGGGAATCCGCATGGAGCTGGAGGTGCTGCCCACCACCATCCCACTTAAGGCAGAGAACTTCAGCGTCCCTGAGGGCGGCACCCGCACCCTGGCCCCTCCACTGCTCCGCATCACCGGGCCCTACTTCCCCACACTGCCAGGCCTCAACCTGTTAGTGCTGGAGCCACCCCGGCATGGGGCCCTGCGGAGAGAAGAAGGACCTCAAGACAGGACCCTCAGCACCTTCTCCTGGAGAGAG GTGGAACAGCAGTTGATCCACTATGTGCACGACGGGAGTGAGACGCTGGCAGACAGCTTCGTTCTAGTAGCCAACGCCTCAGAGATGGACCGCCAGAGCTATCCCGTGACCTTCTCCATCACCATCCTGCCTGTCAACGACCAACCTCCTGTCCTTACCACAAACACAGGCCTGCAG ATGTGGGAGGGGGCCACTGTGCCCATCCCTGCGGAGGCCATTAGGGCCACAGACAGCGACTCAGGACCCGAGGACCTGGTCTACACCCTCGAGCAGCCCAGCAACGGACGGGTAGTGCTGCGGACGGCGCCTGGCACCGAGGTCTACAGCTTCACCCAGGCCCAGCTAGACAGCGGGCTCGTGCTGTTCTCACACAGAG GAGCCCTGGACGGAGGCTTCCGCTTCAGCCTGTCTGATGGCGAGCACACATCCCCTGGACACTTCTTCCGGGTGATGGCCCAGAAGCAGCTGCTCCTCTCACTGGAGGGCAGCCGGACGCTGACCATCTGCCCAG GCTCCACCCAGCCACTCAGCAGCCAGAGCCTGAGAGCCAGTTCCAGTGCAGGCACCGACCCCCACCACCTGCTCTACCATGTGGTTCGGGGCCCCCAGCTTGGCCGGCTGCTCCACACCCAGCGAGGCAGCACCGGGGAGGCCCTGGTGAACTTCACTCAGGCAGAG GTCTATGCTGGGAATGTTCTGTATGAGCATGAGATGCCCCCTGAGCCCTTCTGGGAGGCCCACGACACCCTGGAGCTCCGGCTGTCCTCACCCCCTGCGCCCGACCTGGCCGCCACCCTGGATGTGTCTGTGTCTTTCGAGGCTGCCTGTCCCCAGCGCCCCAGCCGCCTATGGAGGAACAAAG GTCTCTGGGTCTCTGAAGGCCAGCGGGCTGAGATCACCACGGCTGCCCTGGATGCCTCCAACCTCCTGGCCAGCGTTCCGTCGCCCCAGCGCGCAGAGCATGACGTGCTCTTCCAGATCACGCAGTTCCCCACGCGGGGCCAGCTATTGGTGTCCGAGGAGCCTCTGCACACTGGGCGGCCCCACTTCCTGCAGTCCGAGCTGGCCGCAGGGCAGCTGGTGTACGCCCATGGCGGCGGGGGCACCCAGCAGGATGGCTTTCGCTTCCGTGCCCACCTCCAGGGACCAGCAGGGGCCTCGGTGGTGGGACCCCAAACCTCAGCGGCCTTCACCATCACGGTGCGGGACGTGAATGAGCGGCCACCTCGGCCACAGGCCTCCGTCCCACTCCAGCTCACCCGGGGCTCCCGCAGCCCCATCTCCCGGGCCCAGCTGAGTGTGGTGGACCCAGACTCGGATCCCGGGGAGATCGAGTACGAGGTGCAGCGGGCACCCCACAACGGGTTCCTGAGCCTGGCGGGGGccagcctgggacctgggacccgcTTCACTCAGGCCGACGTGGACGCAGGGCGGCTGGCCTTCGTGGCCAACGGCAGCAGCGTGGCAGGCTTCTTCCAGCTGAGCGTGTCTGATGGGGCCAGCCCGCCCCTGCCCATGTCCCTGGCCGTGGACGTCTTGCCCTCAGCCATCGAGGTGCAGCTGCGGGCACCCTTAGAGGTGCCCCAAGCTCTAGGGCGCTCCTCCCTGAGCCGGCAGCAGCTCCAAGTGGTTTCCGATCGGGAAGAGCCGGATGCAGCCTACCACCTCATCCAGGGGCCCCAGTACGGGCATCTCCTGGTGGGTGGGCAGCCCGCCACAGCCTTCAGCCAGCTCCAGGTGGACCAGGGCGAAGTGGTCTTTGCTTTCACCAACTTCTCCTCCTCTCATGACCAATTCAGCATTCTGGCACTGGCCAGGGGTGCCAACACATCCGCCACAGTGAACATCACCGTGAGGGCTCTGCTGCACATGTGGACAGGCGGGCCATGGCCCCAGGGTGCCACCTTGCGCCTGGACCCCACCGTCTTAGATGCAGGGGAGCTGGCCAACCGCACGGGCAGTGTGCCACGTTTCCGGCTTCTGGCGGGACCCCAGCACGGTCGCTTGGTCCGCGTGCCCCGGGCCAggacagagccctggggaggccaGCTAGTGGAGCAGTTCACCCAGCAGGACCTTGAGgatgggaggctggggctggaggtgggcaggCCAGACGGTGTGTCTCCCGGCCCTGCAGGCGACAGTCTCACTCTGGAGCTGTGGGCAAGGGGTGTCCCTCCTGCCGTGGCCTCACTGGACTTTGCCACTGAGCCTTACAGCGCGGCCCGGCCCTACAGAGTGGCCCTGCTCAGTCTGCCCGAGGCAGCTCGGACACAGGCAGGACAGCCAGAGAGCAGCACCTCCACAGGCCAGCCAGACCCGGTGGCCTCCAGCCCTGCACCCACCACGGCCCAGGGCAGCTTCCTGGGCTTCCTCGAGGCTAACGTGTTCAGCGTCATCATCCCCGTGTGCCTGGTCCTCCTGCTCCTGGCGCTCATCTTGCCTCTGCTCTTCTACCTCCGCAAACGCAACAAGACGGGCAAACACGACGTCCAGGTGCTGACGGCCAAGCCTCGCAACGGCCTGGCCGGTGACACCGAGACCTTTCGCAAAGTGGACCCAGGCCAGGCCATCCCGCTCACAGCCGTGCCCGGCCAGGCAGCCCCGCCCGGGGCCCAGCCTGATCCAGAGCTGCTACAGTTCTGCCGGACATCCAACCCTGCCCTCAAGAACGGCCAGTACTGGGTGTGA